Proteins from a genomic interval of Scophthalmus maximus strain ysfricsl-2021 chromosome 22, ASM2237912v1, whole genome shotgun sequence:
- the LOC118291927 gene encoding ankyrin repeat and IBR domain-containing protein 1-like isoform X3, producing MGNTATKFRKALVSGDEALAWQLYEGNPQFREGLDPNASYGEQYQHNTALHYVCRHAMTRLLRSFLFSKEGNPNKRNVHNETCLHVLCQGPQILQLAEGALSPRLARPQRDEQRRADCLQMILSWTGARLEGGQYEKANVNATDNHHSTCLHYAAAAGMKSCVELLIQSEADLFVEDEDKLTPCDHAERHHHTDLALSLESQMVFSSSSAQQSNTDAHGETNLLQYKEPYEGLKLQDLRRLKDMLIVETADMLQAPLFTAEALLRAHDWDREKLLEAWMSDAEGCCQRSGVAMPTPPPSGYNAWDTLPSPRTPRTPRSPLTLTLTSPTDSCLTPGEEGLATCGICLCSISVFEDPVDMSCGHEFCRACWEGFLNVKIQEGDAHNIFCPAYECYQLVPVHVIESVVSREMDQRYLQFDIKAFVENNPAIRWCPAARCERAVRLTRPGPGDSDQHSFPLLSSPAVDCGKGHLFCWECLGEAHEPCDCHMWRNWLQKVKEMKPEECVSDAYEDAANCLWLLTNSKPCANCKSPIQKNEGCNHMQCAKCKYDFCWICLEEWKKHSSSTGGYYRCTRYEVIQQLEEQSKEMTVEAEKKHKSFQELDRFMHYYTRFKNHEHSYKLEQKLLKTAKEKMEQLSRAFICREGTPPDTRFIEDGVCELLKTRRVLKCSYPYGFFLQQGSTQKEIFELMQTDLEMVVEDLAQKVNRPYLRTPCHKIISAARLVQQKRQEFLASVARGVAPNDSPELPRRNYPGGSWDWEYLGFASPEMGSRHSVLGADQRERQSQDYADIQYRRRHRPRRRGDMLSLHNLRSNSNTPETSRRSDNTGPEGPERIEGRRRVLDSLDEDDPNILLAIQLSLQDSRRERGQEGGLEGRAELERELDRVQERRPGPTGDLGEVALHCLNTDGPPGARGSSFPASLLDPPRPPNRTDSTSQPPMSNPLPLPPPPPSLSAELLELGDSLMKLGNITTPYDLNTLTQEQLCSHHTYNHSPLTAPYTIEPAYSDCSQRQEQNALTAPYVLDHITITDPRYDGKEQSYCHSSAYLADTEHTASCALDCTQNPTQNPTPPCTYYREHAATYDSTLRPDSSYNPCPEHSSSYARERPAYVLERPPKTDPKAPAQLCLPSPELEPELLLSPVIPPGGPFTPSDPQSLEALDPTASAQLLDNIMAWFNNNINPQNNPQSLALIPSPPTTETESSPDTHTETESQASRGVTPSLLWQPLEGEPESDRGSASPHLGAAGAEGPKTLRPSTLELEKREAGKEGGDGGCVADLSLDEAHTHPCSDSQRGDSPAHTAPATETDLDLVLQLEADQSPEEWEEQVHLV from the exons ATGGGCAACACGGCCACCAAGTTCCGCAAGGCCCTGGTGAGTGGCGACGAGGCCCTGGCCTGGCAGCTGTATGAGGGCAACCCTCAGTTCAGGGAGGGCCTGGACCCAAATGCATCGTACGGAGAGCAGTACCAGCACAACACGGCCCTGCACTATGTCTGCCGCCATGCCATGACACGTTTGCTCAG GTCGTTCTTGTTCAGCAAAGAGGGGAACCCCAACAAGCGTAATGTGCACAATGAGACGTGCCTCCATGTGTTGTGCCAAGGGCCGCAGATCCTACAGCTGGCAGAGGGAGCGCTGTCACCGCGACTGGCCCGGCCACAGAGGGACGAGCAGCGTCGTGCGGACTGCTTGCAG ATGATCCTGAGCTGGACCGGGGCCAGGCTGGAGGGAGGCCAGTATGAGAAAGCCAACGTTAATGCTACCGACAACCACCACAGCACCTGTCTGCActacgctgctgctgcaggcatGAAGAGCTGTGTGGAG CTGTTAATCCAGAGTGAGGCGGACCTCTTTGTGGAGGACGAAGACAAACTGACGCCATGTGACCATGCCGAGCGGCATCACCACACTGATCTGGCCCTCAGCCTGGAGTCACAGAtggttttttcctcctcttcagctcagcagtcaaacacagatgcacatggTGAAACCAACCTGCTGCAATACAAGGAG CCTTACGAGGGACTAAAGCTGCAGGACCTGCGCAGACTGAAGGACATGCTGATTGTGGAGACAGCCGACATGCTGCAAGCCCCCCTTTTCACTGCTGAGGCGCTGCTCCGAGCACATG ACTGGGACAGAGAAAAGCTTCTGGAGGCCTGGATGTCAGACGCCGAGGGCTGCTGTCAGCGTTCGGGCGTGGCCATGCCCACCCCACCACCAAGCGGCTACAACGCCTGGGACACCCTACCCTCGCCCCGCACCCCGAGGACCCCGCGCTCACCCCTCACACTCACCCTCACCTCTCCCACTGACAGCTGCCTCACACCTGGAGAAGAGGGCCTGGCTACG TGTGGAATCTGTCTCTGCTCTATCTCAGTCTTTGAGGACCCAGTGGACATGTCCTGTGGACATGAGTTCTGCAGAGCCTGCTGGGAGGG gttccTCAATGTAAAGATTCAGGAGGGTGATGCACACAATATTTTCTGCCCGGCATATGAGTGTTATCAGTTGGTGCCCGTGCATGTGATAGAGAGTGTGGTTTCCAGGGAGATGGACCAGCGATACCTTCAGTTCGACATCAag GCATTTGTAGAGAACAATCCTGCCATCCGCTGGTGTCCTGCAGCGCGTTGTGAGCGGGCAGTGAGGCTCACCCGGCCCGGCCCTGGGGACAGCGACCAACACAGCTTCCCCCTGCTGTCCTCCCCAGCCGTTGACTGTGGCAAGGGTCACCTCTTCTGCTG GGAGTGCCTTGGCGAGGCCCACGAGCCGTGTGACTGTCACATGTGGAGGAACTGGCTCCAGAAAGTCAAAGAGATGAAGCCTGAGGAGT GTGTGAGTGATGCCTATGAGGATGCTGCAAACTGCCTGTGGCTGTTGACCAACTCCAAACCATGTGCCAACTGCAAGTCACCAATACAAAAGAATGAAGGCTGCAATCATATGCAGTGTGCCAAG TGCAAGTATGATTTCTGTTGGATCTGTCTGGAGGAGTGGAAGAAGCACAGCTCATCAACAGGAGGCTACTATCGCTGCACTCGCTATGAGGTCATACAACAGCTAGAGGAGCAGTCCAAGGAGATGACTgtagag GCAGAAAAGAAGCACAAAAGCTTTCAGGAGCTGGACCGTTTCATGCACTATTATACTCGCTTCAAGAACCACGAACACAGTTATAAG TTGGAGCAGAAGCTGCTGAAAACCGCTAAAGAGAAGATGGAGCAGCTGAGCAGAGCCTTCATTTGCC gtgaaGGCACTCCTCCGGACACGCGGTTCATcgaggatggtgtgtgtgagctgctcAAGACGCGGCGCGTGCTTAAGTGCTCTTACCCGTACGGCTTCTTCCTGCAGCAAGGCAGCACCCAGAAAGAGATATTTGAGCTCATGCAG ACCGATctggagatggtggtggaggaTCTGGCGCAGAAGGTGAACCGGCCGTACCTGAGGACGCCATGCCACAAGATAATCAGTGCAGCCCGGCTGGTCCAACAGAAGAGGCAGGAGTTCCTGGCCTCGGTGGCCCGTGGCGTGGCTCCCAACGACTCTCCTGAGCTTCCCCGCAGGAA CTACCCCGGAGGATCGTGGGACTGGGAGTACCTTGGCTTTGCCTCACCTGAG ATGGGGAGTCGTCACTCTGTACTGGGAGccgatcagagagagagacagtcacag GATTATGCTGACATTCAGTACCGTCGCAGACACAGGCCACGGCGCAGGGGAGACATGCTGAGTCTGCACAACCTTCGAAGCAACAGCAACACACCAGAGACCAGCAGAAGAAGTGACAACACAGGTCCAG AAGGCCCAGAGAGGATCGAGGGTCGCAGGAGAGTGCTGGACTCACTGGATGAGGATGACCCGAACATCCTTCTGGCCATACAGCTGTCGCTGCAGGACTCCCGCAGAGAGCGTGGGCAGGAGGGAGGGCTGGAGGGGAGAGCGGAGCTGGAGCGTGAACTTGACAGGGTACAGGAGCGGAGGCCAGGTCCCACCGGCGACCTCGGTGAGGTTGCTCTGCACTGCCTCAACACCGACGGCCCTCCGGGAGCCAGAGGTTCCTCCTTCCCCGCTTCCCTCCTGGACCCTCCTCGCCCCCCAAACAGGACAGACTCCACCTCCCAGCCTCCCATGTCTAatcccctcccccttcctcccccacctccctctctcagtgCGGAGCTGCTGGAGTTGGGAGACAGCCTTATGAAACTGGGGAACATAACCACTCCTTATGACCTGAACACACTCACCCAGGAACAGCTCTGCTCGCACCACACATACAACCACAGCCCTCTCACTGCTCCCTACACCATTGAACCTGCTTATAGCGATTGCAGCCAGAGACAAGAGCAGAACGCACTGACGGCTCCGTATGTGCTCGACCATATCACCATCACGGATCCTCGCTATGACGGCAAAGAGCAGAGTTACTGCCACTCAAGTGCTTACTTGGCGGACACTGAACACACTGCCTCCTGCGCACTAGATTGCACCCAAAACCCCACACAAAACCCCACCCCTCCCTGTACATATTACCGGGAACATGCAGCCACGTATGACAGCACCCTGAGGCCAGACAGCTCTTACAACCCCTGCCCTGAACACAGTAGCTCCTACGCTCGGGAGCGACCTGCCTACGTTCTTGAACGCCCGCCCAAAACAGACCCCAAGGCCCCTGCCCAGTTGTGCCTCCCATCTCCAGAGCTTGAACCGGAGCTGCTGCTATCACCGGTGATCCCCCCAGGGGGCCCTTTTACACCCAGCGACCCTCAGAGTCTGGAGGCCTTGGACCCCACAGCCAGTGCCCAGCTGCTGGACAACATCATGGCCTggttcaacaacaacatcaacccACAGAACAACCCCCAGAGCCTGGCCCTCATCCCATCCCCGCCCACCACGGAAACCGAGTCCTCACCTGACACGCACACTGAGACTGAGAGCCAGGCCTCCAGGGGCGTGACCCCCTCCCTACTCTGGCAGCCCCTGGAGGGTGAGCCAGAGTCGGACAGAGGGTCGGCGAGTCCCCATTTAGGTGCTGCTGGTGCGGAGGGCCCGAAGACATTGAGGCCCAGCACTCTGGAGCTGGAAAAAAGAGAGGCTGGCAAAGAGGGTGGGGATGGAGGGTGTGTGGCGGACCTGTCGCTGGAcgaagcgcacacacacccatgctCAGACTCCCAACGTGGAGACAGTCCTGCACACACTGCCCCGGCTACAGAGACAGACTTAGACCTCGTTCTTCAGCTGGAGGCGGACCAATCACCTGAGGAGTGGGAGGAGCAAGTTCACCTGGTgtga
- the LOC118291927 gene encoding ankyrin repeat and IBR domain-containing protein 1-like isoform X2 has product MGNTATKFRKALVSGDEALAWQLYEGNPQFREGLDPNASYGEQYQHNTALHYVCRHAMTRLLRSFLFSKEGNPNKRNVHNETCLHVLCQGPQILQLAEGALSPRLARPQRDEQRRADCLQMILSWTGARLEGGQYEKANVNATDNHHSTCLHYAAAAGMKSCVELLIQSEADLFVEDEDKLTPCDHAERHHHTDLALSLESQMVFSSSSAQQSNTDAHGETNLLQYKEPYEGLKLQDLRRLKDMLIVETADMLQAPLFTAEALLRAHDWDREKLLEAWMSDAEGCCQRSGVAMPTPPPSGYNAWDTLPSPRTPRTPRSPLTLTLTSPTDSCLTPGEEGLATCGICLCSISVFEDPVDMSCGHEFCRACWEGFLNVKIQEGDAHNIFCPAYECYQLVPVHVIESVVSREMDQRYLQFDIKAFVENNPAIRWCPAARCERAVRLTRPGPGDSDQHSFPLLSSPAVDCGKGHLFCWECLGEAHEPCDCHMWRNWLQKVKEMKPEELAGVSDAYEDAANCLWLLTNSKPCANCKSPIQKNEGCNHMQCAKCKYDFCWICLEEWKKHSSSTGGYYRCTRYEVIQQLEEQSKEMTVEAEKKHKSFQELDRFMHYYTRFKNHEHSYKLEQKLLKTAKEKMEQLSRAFICREGTPPDTRFIEDGVCELLKTRRVLKCSYPYGFFLQQGSTQKEIFELMQTDLEMVVEDLAQKVNRPYLRTPCHKIISAARLVQQKRQEFLASVARGVAPNDSPELPRRNYPGGSWDWEYLGFASPEMGSRHSVLGADQRERQSQDYADIQYRRRHRPRRRGDMLSLHNLRSNSNTPETSRRSDNTGPGPERIEGRRRVLDSLDEDDPNILLAIQLSLQDSRRERGQEGGLEGRAELERELDRVQERRPGPTGDLGEVALHCLNTDGPPGARGSSFPASLLDPPRPPNRTDSTSQPPMSNPLPLPPPPPSLSAELLELGDSLMKLGNITTPYDLNTLTQEQLCSHHTYNHSPLTAPYTIEPAYSDCSQRQEQNALTAPYVLDHITITDPRYDGKEQSYCHSSAYLADTEHTASCALDCTQNPTQNPTPPCTYYREHAATYDSTLRPDSSYNPCPEHSSSYARERPAYVLERPPKTDPKAPAQLCLPSPELEPELLLSPVIPPGGPFTPSDPQSLEALDPTASAQLLDNIMAWFNNNINPQNNPQSLALIPSPPTTETESSPDTHTETESQASRGVTPSLLWQPLEGEPESDRGSASPHLGAAGAEGPKTLRPSTLELEKREAGKEGGDGGCVADLSLDEAHTHPCSDSQRGDSPAHTAPATETDLDLVLQLEADQSPEEWEEQVHLV; this is encoded by the exons ATGGGCAACACGGCCACCAAGTTCCGCAAGGCCCTGGTGAGTGGCGACGAGGCCCTGGCCTGGCAGCTGTATGAGGGCAACCCTCAGTTCAGGGAGGGCCTGGACCCAAATGCATCGTACGGAGAGCAGTACCAGCACAACACGGCCCTGCACTATGTCTGCCGCCATGCCATGACACGTTTGCTCAG GTCGTTCTTGTTCAGCAAAGAGGGGAACCCCAACAAGCGTAATGTGCACAATGAGACGTGCCTCCATGTGTTGTGCCAAGGGCCGCAGATCCTACAGCTGGCAGAGGGAGCGCTGTCACCGCGACTGGCCCGGCCACAGAGGGACGAGCAGCGTCGTGCGGACTGCTTGCAG ATGATCCTGAGCTGGACCGGGGCCAGGCTGGAGGGAGGCCAGTATGAGAAAGCCAACGTTAATGCTACCGACAACCACCACAGCACCTGTCTGCActacgctgctgctgcaggcatGAAGAGCTGTGTGGAG CTGTTAATCCAGAGTGAGGCGGACCTCTTTGTGGAGGACGAAGACAAACTGACGCCATGTGACCATGCCGAGCGGCATCACCACACTGATCTGGCCCTCAGCCTGGAGTCACAGAtggttttttcctcctcttcagctcagcagtcaaacacagatgcacatggTGAAACCAACCTGCTGCAATACAAGGAG CCTTACGAGGGACTAAAGCTGCAGGACCTGCGCAGACTGAAGGACATGCTGATTGTGGAGACAGCCGACATGCTGCAAGCCCCCCTTTTCACTGCTGAGGCGCTGCTCCGAGCACATG ACTGGGACAGAGAAAAGCTTCTGGAGGCCTGGATGTCAGACGCCGAGGGCTGCTGTCAGCGTTCGGGCGTGGCCATGCCCACCCCACCACCAAGCGGCTACAACGCCTGGGACACCCTACCCTCGCCCCGCACCCCGAGGACCCCGCGCTCACCCCTCACACTCACCCTCACCTCTCCCACTGACAGCTGCCTCACACCTGGAGAAGAGGGCCTGGCTACG TGTGGAATCTGTCTCTGCTCTATCTCAGTCTTTGAGGACCCAGTGGACATGTCCTGTGGACATGAGTTCTGCAGAGCCTGCTGGGAGGG gttccTCAATGTAAAGATTCAGGAGGGTGATGCACACAATATTTTCTGCCCGGCATATGAGTGTTATCAGTTGGTGCCCGTGCATGTGATAGAGAGTGTGGTTTCCAGGGAGATGGACCAGCGATACCTTCAGTTCGACATCAag GCATTTGTAGAGAACAATCCTGCCATCCGCTGGTGTCCTGCAGCGCGTTGTGAGCGGGCAGTGAGGCTCACCCGGCCCGGCCCTGGGGACAGCGACCAACACAGCTTCCCCCTGCTGTCCTCCCCAGCCGTTGACTGTGGCAAGGGTCACCTCTTCTGCTG GGAGTGCCTTGGCGAGGCCCACGAGCCGTGTGACTGTCACATGTGGAGGAACTGGCTCCAGAAAGTCAAAGAGATGAAGCCTGAGGAGT TGGCAGGTGTGAGTGATGCCTATGAGGATGCTGCAAACTGCCTGTGGCTGTTGACCAACTCCAAACCATGTGCCAACTGCAAGTCACCAATACAAAAGAATGAAGGCTGCAATCATATGCAGTGTGCCAAG TGCAAGTATGATTTCTGTTGGATCTGTCTGGAGGAGTGGAAGAAGCACAGCTCATCAACAGGAGGCTACTATCGCTGCACTCGCTATGAGGTCATACAACAGCTAGAGGAGCAGTCCAAGGAGATGACTgtagag GCAGAAAAGAAGCACAAAAGCTTTCAGGAGCTGGACCGTTTCATGCACTATTATACTCGCTTCAAGAACCACGAACACAGTTATAAG TTGGAGCAGAAGCTGCTGAAAACCGCTAAAGAGAAGATGGAGCAGCTGAGCAGAGCCTTCATTTGCC gtgaaGGCACTCCTCCGGACACGCGGTTCATcgaggatggtgtgtgtgagctgctcAAGACGCGGCGCGTGCTTAAGTGCTCTTACCCGTACGGCTTCTTCCTGCAGCAAGGCAGCACCCAGAAAGAGATATTTGAGCTCATGCAG ACCGATctggagatggtggtggaggaTCTGGCGCAGAAGGTGAACCGGCCGTACCTGAGGACGCCATGCCACAAGATAATCAGTGCAGCCCGGCTGGTCCAACAGAAGAGGCAGGAGTTCCTGGCCTCGGTGGCCCGTGGCGTGGCTCCCAACGACTCTCCTGAGCTTCCCCGCAGGAA CTACCCCGGAGGATCGTGGGACTGGGAGTACCTTGGCTTTGCCTCACCTGAG ATGGGGAGTCGTCACTCTGTACTGGGAGccgatcagagagagagacagtcacag GATTATGCTGACATTCAGTACCGTCGCAGACACAGGCCACGGCGCAGGGGAGACATGCTGAGTCTGCACAACCTTCGAAGCAACAGCAACACACCAGAGACCAGCAGAAGAAGTGACAACACAGGTCCAG GCCCAGAGAGGATCGAGGGTCGCAGGAGAGTGCTGGACTCACTGGATGAGGATGACCCGAACATCCTTCTGGCCATACAGCTGTCGCTGCAGGACTCCCGCAGAGAGCGTGGGCAGGAGGGAGGGCTGGAGGGGAGAGCGGAGCTGGAGCGTGAACTTGACAGGGTACAGGAGCGGAGGCCAGGTCCCACCGGCGACCTCGGTGAGGTTGCTCTGCACTGCCTCAACACCGACGGCCCTCCGGGAGCCAGAGGTTCCTCCTTCCCCGCTTCCCTCCTGGACCCTCCTCGCCCCCCAAACAGGACAGACTCCACCTCCCAGCCTCCCATGTCTAatcccctcccccttcctcccccacctccctctctcagtgCGGAGCTGCTGGAGTTGGGAGACAGCCTTATGAAACTGGGGAACATAACCACTCCTTATGACCTGAACACACTCACCCAGGAACAGCTCTGCTCGCACCACACATACAACCACAGCCCTCTCACTGCTCCCTACACCATTGAACCTGCTTATAGCGATTGCAGCCAGAGACAAGAGCAGAACGCACTGACGGCTCCGTATGTGCTCGACCATATCACCATCACGGATCCTCGCTATGACGGCAAAGAGCAGAGTTACTGCCACTCAAGTGCTTACTTGGCGGACACTGAACACACTGCCTCCTGCGCACTAGATTGCACCCAAAACCCCACACAAAACCCCACCCCTCCCTGTACATATTACCGGGAACATGCAGCCACGTATGACAGCACCCTGAGGCCAGACAGCTCTTACAACCCCTGCCCTGAACACAGTAGCTCCTACGCTCGGGAGCGACCTGCCTACGTTCTTGAACGCCCGCCCAAAACAGACCCCAAGGCCCCTGCCCAGTTGTGCCTCCCATCTCCAGAGCTTGAACCGGAGCTGCTGCTATCACCGGTGATCCCCCCAGGGGGCCCTTTTACACCCAGCGACCCTCAGAGTCTGGAGGCCTTGGACCCCACAGCCAGTGCCCAGCTGCTGGACAACATCATGGCCTggttcaacaacaacatcaacccACAGAACAACCCCCAGAGCCTGGCCCTCATCCCATCCCCGCCCACCACGGAAACCGAGTCCTCACCTGACACGCACACTGAGACTGAGAGCCAGGCCTCCAGGGGCGTGACCCCCTCCCTACTCTGGCAGCCCCTGGAGGGTGAGCCAGAGTCGGACAGAGGGTCGGCGAGTCCCCATTTAGGTGCTGCTGGTGCGGAGGGCCCGAAGACATTGAGGCCCAGCACTCTGGAGCTGGAAAAAAGAGAGGCTGGCAAAGAGGGTGGGGATGGAGGGTGTGTGGCGGACCTGTCGCTGGAcgaagcgcacacacacccatgctCAGACTCCCAACGTGGAGACAGTCCTGCACACACTGCCCCGGCTACAGAGACAGACTTAGACCTCGTTCTTCAGCTGGAGGCGGACCAATCACCTGAGGAGTGGGAGGAGCAAGTTCACCTGGTgtga